The following are from one region of the Staphylococcus argenteus genome:
- the murT gene encoding lipid II isoglutaminyl synthase subunit MurT, producing the protein MRQWTAIHLAKLARKASRAVGKKGTDLPGQIARRVDTNILRKLAEQVDDIVFISGTNGKTTTSNLIGHTLKANNIEIIHNNEGANMAAGITSAFIMQSTPKTKIAVIEIDEGSIPRVLKEVTPSMMVFTNFFRDQMDRFGEIDIMVNNIATTISNKGIKLLLNADDPFVSRLKIASDAIVYYGMKAHAHEFEQSTMNESRYCPNCGRLLQYDYIHYNQIGHYHCQCGFKREQAKYEISNFEVAPFLHLNINDEKYDMKIAGDFNAYNALAAYTVLRELGLNEQAIKNGFETYTSDNGRMQYFKKGKKEAMINLAKNPAGMNASLSVGEQLEGEKVYVISLNDNAADGRDTSWIYDADFEKLSKQHIEAIIVTGTRAEELQLRLKLAEVEVPIIVERDIYKATARTMDYQGFTVAIPNYTSLAPMLEQLNRSFEGGQS; encoded by the coding sequence ATGAGACAGTGGACGGCAATCCATCTAGCGAAGTTGGCGCGTAAAGCAAGTAGAGCGGTAGGTAAAAAGGGTACTGATTTACCAGGACAAATCGCTAGAAGAGTGGATACAAATATATTAAGAAAATTAGCTGAACAAGTTGATGATATTGTATTTATTAGCGGAACAAACGGCAAAACAACAACTTCAAACTTAATTGGGCATACTTTAAAAGCAAATAATATTGAAATCATACACAATAATGAAGGTGCTAATATGGCAGCTGGTATTACTTCGGCATTTATCATGCAGTCAACGCCGAAGACTAAAATCGCGGTTATCGAAATTGATGAAGGTTCGATTCCACGTGTTTTAAAAGAAGTCACACCTTCTATGATGGTATTTACAAATTTCTTTAGAGATCAAATGGATCGATTCGGCGAAATTGATATTATGGTTAATAATATTGCAACGACAATTAGTAATAAAGGCATCAAATTATTACTAAATGCCGATGATCCTTTCGTAAGCCGTTTAAAAATTGCAAGTGATGCAATTGTGTATTATGGTATGAAAGCACATGCACATGAATTTGAACAAAGTACGATGAATGAAAGTCGCTATTGTCCAAACTGTGGTCGTTTATTGCAATATGATTATATTCATTACAATCAAATTGGGCATTATCACTGTCAGTGTGGTTTCAAAAGAGAACAAGCCAAATATGAGATTTCAAATTTTGAAGTTGCGCCATTTTTACATTTAAATATTAATGATGAAAAATATGATATGAAAATTGCTGGCGACTTTAATGCGTATAATGCATTAGCTGCATATACTGTATTAAGAGAGTTAGGACTTAATGAACAAGCAATTAAGAATGGATTTGAAACGTATACATCAGACAACGGTCGCATGCAGTATTTTAAAAAAGGTAAAAAAGAAGCGATGATAAACTTAGCTAAAAACCCTGCAGGTATGAATGCAAGTTTATCTGTAGGTGAGCAATTAGAAGGCGAAAAAGTATATGTTATATCTTTAAACGACAATGCTGCCGATGGACGTGATACTTCATGGATATATGATGCAGATTTTGAAAAATTATCAAAACAACATATAGAAGCAATTATTGTAACTGGAACAAGAGCAGAAGAATTACAGTTACGATTGAAGTTAGCTGAAGTTGAAGTGCCGATCATTGTTGAACGTGATATTTATAAAGCAACAGCAAGGACAATGGATTATCAAGGGTTTACAGTTGCTATTCCAAACTATACGTCATTAGCACCTATGCTTGAACAATTAAATCGTTCATTTGAAGGAGGTCAATCATAA
- the ftnA gene encoding H-type ferritin FtnA — protein MLSKDLLEALNDQMNHEYFAAHAYMAMAAYCDKESYEGFANFFIQQAKEERFHGHKIYNYINDRGAHAEFRAIPAPKIDFSSILETFKDSLSQEQEVTRRFYNLSEIARQDKDYATISFLNWFLDEQVEEEAMFETHINYLTRIGDDSNALYLYEKELGARTFDEE, from the coding sequence ATGTTAAGTAAAGATTTATTAGAAGCTTTAAATGATCAAATGAACCATGAATATTTTGCAGCACACGCGTATATGGCAATGGCAGCATATTGTGATAAGGAATCATACGAAGGCTTTGCAAACTTTTTCATTCAACAAGCTAAAGAAGAACGTTTCCATGGTCATAAAATTTATAATTATATTAATGACCGAGGGGCACATGCAGAATTCAGAGCTATCCCTGCACCAAAAATTGATTTTTCAAGTATTTTAGAAACTTTCAAAGATAGCTTATCTCAAGAACAAGAAGTAACTAGACGTTTTTACAACTTATCTGAAATTGCTCGTCAAGATAAAGACTACGCAACTATTTCATTTTTAAACTGGTTCTTAGATGAGCAAGTAGAAGAAGAAGCAATGTTTGAAACACACATCAATTATTTAACTCGTATTGGTGACGATAGCAATGCATTATACCTTTATGAAAAAGAATTAGGCGCACGTACTTTTGACGAAGAATAA